Part of the Listeria innocua genome is shown below.
TCGTCCCTAAGCCCATAATTAGCATAAGTACAGCTAACATTGCGAGCGCTGGGATAGTTTGAATGATATTGGCAATTTGGATAACCCATCCAGCTAAGCGTTTCTTCCTAGCAATATATACTCCAAGTGGTATCGCTATGATTGCGGCGAAGATAACTCCGTACGCACTCATTAAGAAATGCCGCCAGAACTCTTCCATGACATAACTTCCATTTGTTTGGTAATAATCAATTAATTGTTTTAATGTGTCCATCTTTTGGCACCTCCTTAGTTTTTACCTTCAAAGTAATTATTTTTTTGCAAGAATTCTTGCGCTACGATGGATGGTTCTTTTAATTTGCCATCTGCTTCATAATTAAGCTTTTGCATTTCTTCTGTTGAGATTTTACCTTTTAACTTATTGATAGTAGTTTTTAATTCTGGATGTTTCTTTAAAATTTCATCTGTTGCTAGAGCTGAAGCATCGTATGGTGGGAAGAATTTTTTATCATCTTTTAGTAATTTCAAGTTATATGTTGGGATACGGCCGTCTGTTGAATAACCAAGTGCCACATCCATTTGATTGTTTTTAAGTGCGGTATAAATTAAGCCGATTTGCATTGGGAAAATTTTCTTGAACTCGATGTCATAAGCTTTTGAAAATGCTTTATAACCATCTCCTTCACGTTCCATCCAAGAATTATCGACCCCAGCAGTAAGCTCATTTTCTACTTTACGCATGTCGCTAACTGTAGTTAAGTTGTATTTTTTAGCAGTATCTTGGCGTACCATAAACACATACGTATTAGCAAAGCCATAAGAATCAAACCATGTTTGGTGGAAACGCTCTTCAAATCCTTTTTTTACTGCTGCTAAAGCTTTTTCAGGATCTTTAATAGCATCTTCTCCAAGAGGCCCAACTAAGTCTGTTCCGGTATATCTTGTCGCTGTAATATCCACATCACCATTTAACATGGCTTGGTGCTGAACGATAGTTGATCCGAGGTTATTTACAATTTCTACTTTTAGGCCAGTGTCATGTTCGATTAATTCTTTTAAAATATTGGAAACGATTTGTGATTCTGTCGTGGCCATTGCTCCAATGCGTATTGTATCTTTAGAACTGCCTCCAAGTCCTGGTAAAGAGCAACTAGATAAGAAAAGAGAACTAGTTAGTAGTAATACGCTGAATAGCGCGATAAATTTTTTCTTCATGTTATTCTCCCCCTTCCTGAGCTTCACGGATGGCTTTTGGAGTTAAACGATACTCTAATTTTCCAAGCGCGAATTCTACTACAAGGGCTAAAATAGTTACTGGGATTGCTCCGCCAAGAATTAAATCTGGACGATATAAGTTTAAGCCATTAAAAATAAAGTCTCCAAGTCCACCAGCTCCAATATATGAAGCAAGCGTTGCCCAAGCGATAACGTACACAGCTGATAAACGGATACCAGCCATAATTACTGATATAGAGTTAGGGATTTCGACATTAATGATTAATTGCCAATTCGTCATGCCCATACCACGACCAGATTCGATTAAATTTTTATCGACTCCTCGAACTCCAATAAAAGTATTACGCAGGATTGGTAAAAGTGCGTAAATAAACAGTGCAATAATCGCTGGTAATGTACCGACCCCAAGAAACGGGATAATAAATGCTAAAATAGCGAGTGAAGGAACCGTTTGAAGAACACTAACCACGCCAATAACAAAATTTGCTACTTTTGGTGAACGCGTCAGTAAAATTCCAACAGGAACGGCAACTGCAATCCCTAAAATTACAGCAGATAAGGAGATGAAAAGATGTTGCCATGTTTGAACAAGCAAGTTATGGCCGTTTTCTTGAAAAAAAGTAACAATTGCGTCCATAGCTTATCCCTCCTGCTTCATTTCTGGTTCTGTCGTTTCGGAATCCGCTTGTTCCTCCTGATTTTCTGCCACATTATCTATCGTTCCCCAAATGGAATCATAAACAATATCTACTAAACTGGCACGAGTTACAATCCCAACAAGGCGTTTGTCCTTGTCAACTACAGGAATATATTTATAACCACGTTTTAGAATCCGTTGTACAGTATCACGGAGTAAGGTATCTTCATACACGTAAAATACATTTTTCTCGATAATATCCATCACAGAAGTTGCTGTGCGGCGATTTAAATCGATTTGCTCTACGTCGATAAATCCTTTTAACACATTACCTTCATCCACTACAAGTAACGTATCTACTCGTTTTTCTTTCATGACTGTAATGGCAGCTTGTAGAGATTTATCTGCTGTAATAGACACTGGATTCGTGTTCATAATTTGTGCTACTTGTGTAACATCAGGTTTTGCCTCAATTAGACGGTCTTTACCAATGAAATCTTCTACAAATGAATTTGCCGGGTTACGTAGAATTTCATCTGGTGTATCAAACTGAACGATTTCGCCAGCTTTCATAATAACGATACGGTCTGCGAGTTTAATCGCTTCATCCATATCGTGGGTAACGAAAATAATTGTTTTTCCAAGTTCTTTTTGTAAATTCTTGAATTCTTCTTGTAGAGAATCCCGAGTAATTGGATCCAGTGCTCCGAATGGTTCATCCATTAGAATTAAATTTTGTTCTGCTGCAAGCGCTCGCAAAACACCGATACGTTGTTGTTGTCCACCACTTAATTCATAAGGATAGCGGTCTAAAAACTCTTCTGGCAAATCAACTAATTTAATTAATTCTTTCGCCCGTTCTTGTTTTTTCTCTTCGGACCATTTAAGTAATTTTGGTACAAGGACGATATTCTCTCTAATCGTCATATGTGGCATCAAGCCAATTTGCTGAATAACATAACCAATAGAACGTCTTAGTTTGACGGGATCTTCCGCCATGATGTCTTTATCATTAATAAATATTTTTCCTTCTGTAGGTTCAATAAGCCGGTTAATCATCTTCATTGTCGTCGTTTTCCCACAACCACTTGGACCGATAAAACAAACAAATTCTCCTTTATCGATGTTAAGTGTTAGATCATTAACAGCTTTTTTGCCCCCTTTATAAGTCTTCGTTACGTGTTCGAATTTTAACACGCTTATACACCTCCATTTTTTCTTTACCACTACCAAAAAAATTGGCAATCGATAAATCTTTTCCCTAACTAGTAATGATTTAAACTTTTTAAATACAAAAAAACAGCTTAAAGACAGTGTGGCATTCAAACGGAAGTTACTAAACAAGATGATTTCGTACTTGTGGCACGTAAAGAACATCGCTGCTAAACTTATAATCGTAAAAATGGACATTGTGACAAGCTGTAATACAGTATTTATTCTATTATAACATACTAAAAAGCCCTATTAGCATTTACTAACAGGGCTTTCCTTTATTTAGGTAAGAATAATTTAGGCGTTGTTTTGAGTAGTATCGAGATAACTATTCCACAAACAACGACGGTTCCGAGGCAGCTAGCTCCGTTCATCACTGCTGAAAATAGTTGTGCTCCCCAACCTTGAAAAGCATAAGCGCCCCAAAATAAAACGCCAGCTACATAATGCCAGAAATATCTAGCCACACCACCAATAATCATGGTTCCCCACGCCCACTCGATGGCTTTTTTTAGTTGGTTAGCAGCTAAATTACTTCGAACTTGTTTACTAAATACTCCGCTGAAAGCAATAAAACTGAAGGCCAGGATATATTCAATAATTGCCTGAGATGGCATTAAAATATAAGCTTTCCCTGTTAAAAAATGTAGTAACCCCCATAAAAGCCCAGCAAATCCAGCCGCCCAAAAACCGCGACGAATTGCAATAACGTACATTGGAATCATTCCTAGTGAAATCGAAAAACTGGAACCAATGTCCAGCGGGATAAAGCTTAGTACCATCGCAACTGCAGCAAAGATAGCACATTCAAGTAAAATAATTAATCGTTTGTTTTGCATAAAAAATAAACTCCCCTCTTCTTTTTGGTCAAAAACGTACCCCAGAAGAAAGCAGTTTCTATTGTTAGAAATGCAATCGCCACAATCCCTACGCTCGTATTAACGAACAGGTTCAAAGGGTCAGAATCCAAAAACACGCGGATTCAATCTCAGCTAAGAAGCCCCCCCTGTGGTAACGTCTATGAAATTATCGTACAACAATCATTATAGCATGAGATGTTTTTTTGTAAAGAATTATTTGTTTTCTTTAATCATTTGCAGAAAATCTTACAGTGTTTTGAGCTTTTTTTGGTAGTTTATCAAAAATTAGCTGATAACTATTTTTAATTAAAGCAAATTCTGTTTCCGCTTCGACATCATATTCTTCATTAATCACAAGTGTAATCCAATGTTTTTTATTTAAGTGATAGCCGGGTTTTATACTCATATATTCATCGCGCAATAAATCAATTCTCTCAGGCTGGCATTTAACACTGACATATAAATCCCCGTGATACATATGGATGAGCGCAAATATTTTCGCGCCAATTGTTAAAGCATGTGTTTTAGAATCAAATGGAAATGTTTCCTTAGCACCTTGCAAACTAAGGCAAAGCGCGACTTTTTCTTGTAAAGTTTGCTGATAATCCATTTAGCTTCCCTCCTTATTTTTCAATTATAACATTTATTTATGCGTGTAAGCTTTCTTTGCTGAACTAACCATGTTAAAATAGAAGCAATTGTGCTTTTTCTGATTTCAAGAAGAAGTAACTTAGTATTGGAGGAAGAAAATGTTAACTGTAAATAATGTTGGCTTACGCTACGGCGATAAAAAGCTATTTGAAGATGTTTCAATTAAATTTTTACCAGGTAACTGTTATGGTCTTATTGGAGCAAACGGTGCTGGTAAATCAACGTTCCTAAAAGTGCTTTCTGGCGAGCTTGATTCTCAAAGTGGTAATGTTCATATTGGTTCAGGTGAGCGTCTCGCTGTCCTTCGCCAAGATCATTTCCAGTATGATGATGAACTTGTTCTTAACACTGTAATAATGGGACATGAACGTCTATACAAAATTATGGACGAAAAAAATGCCATTTACATGAAAGAAGATTTCAGTGATGAAGATGGTATTCGCGCTGCTGAACTTGAAGGCGAATTTGCTGAATTAGATGGTTGGGAAGCAGAATCTGACGCCGCTGTTTTATTAAATGGCTTAGGTATCCCTACTGACTTACACGGCAAACTAATGAAAGATTTAACTGGTGGAGAAAAAGTGAAAGTGCTTCTTGCACAAGCTTTATTCGGTAAACCAGATATCTTACTTCTGGATGAGCCTACCAACCACCTTGACATCCGTGCGATTCACTGGTTGGAAGAATTTTTAATCAACTTTGATAATACTGTTATCGTAGTATCCCATGACCGTCACTTCTTAAATAAAGTATGTACGCACATTGCGGATCTTGATTTCAGCAAAATTAAATTATATGTCGGAAACTATGATTTCTGGTATGAATCAAGCCAATTAGCACAAACAATGATGGGCGATCGTAATAAGAAAAAAGAAGAAAAAATGAAAGAATTACAAGACTTTATTGCTCGTTTCAGTGCGAACGCATCGAAATCAAAACAAGCAACAAGTCGTAAAAAAATGCTCGAAAAAATCACGCTGGAAGATATTCAACCTTCTAGTCGTCGTTACCCTTTCATTCAGTTCAAACCGGACCGTGAAGTTGGGAATGACCTACTAACTGTAACAAACTTGTCTAAAACAATTGATGGCGTGAAGATTCTTGATAATCTTTCCTTCTCGATTAACCGTAATGACAAAGTTGCTTTAGTTGGCGATGATGAAGTTGCTAAAACCGTTCTTTTCCAAATCCTTGCTGGTGAAATGGAACCTGATGAAGGTAGCTATAAATGGGGCATCACAACAAGCCAAAGCTATTTCCCGAAAGATAACTCAGAGTTCTTTGAGGAAAACGACATGAGTCTTGTGGAATGGTTACGTCAGTTCTCTCCTGAAGATGATAGTGAAGCATTCTTACGCGGCTTCCTTGGACGTATGCTATTCAGTGGTGATGAAGTACTGAAAAAAGTACGCGTTTTATCTGGTGGAGAAAAAGTTCGTTGTATGTTATCCAAAATGATGCTTTCAGGTTCAAATGTTCTTTTACTTGATGAACCTACTAACCACTTGGACTTAGAATCGATCACTGCATTAAATAATGGTCTTGAAGCGTTCAAAGGCGCTATGATCTTTGCATCGCATGACCATCAGTTACTACAAACTATCGCAACTCGTATTATTAACTTATCAAAAGATCAATTTTATAATAAAGAAATTTCTTATGATGAATATTTAAAAGAAGTTATGAATGTAGCTGAATAAATAAAAAAACAATATCCCATTTCCGGGATATTGTTTTTTTATTTAAGTTCGATTTTACCTGTTTCTGTTGTAATTGGTGTCGAAGAATCTTTTAAATAGCTTAGGAAACTATAAGAAATCCAAGTAATATCAGAAACTTTATCTAATTTTTCTACTGGAAAAACGATTGTTCCTTTTACTGTTTTACCAGGTTCGATTTCTGTGGTTTCAAAATCAGATAGAACAGCGTCTCCTCCATTTATATCCATTTTATTAGCTTCAAGTTGACCTTGGTTTGGATAGGTTTCGAGAGTTTTAGCTGCATTGTTTGTTATTTCTAATTGTAATGTGATACTGCCAGGAACTGACTTGCCTTCTACTGTTGAATAGGTTTCTTTCTTTTCGACCGTGACAGAGGTGATTTTTTTCTTAATATTATCTGCGGAATCTTCATAGTTTATTTGATAGGTTTTTGTTTCTTCTGCAGTAGCTTGGCTTGTACCTTTAGAAGAATAATTGAATACATCATTTTGAACTTGTTGGTAATGTGAAAAACTAACAATGATGCCAATAATAGAACCAACCAATAATAACATTCCAGCGCTTGTTAAAATTGCACCGATTTTTCGCTTGGCTGGGAAAAATAAAACAACAATACCGCTGATAAAAATTAAGAATGCACATATTCCGGCAATAATCCAAATTTCCATCTAATTTGCTCCTTTTATGCGAATTTCTCCCTCACTATAACATATTTAAGCTCTAGTTCAAAGCAGTTAAATCACTTGCAGGTGATGGATATGCAAATATGACAGACTGTAAATCAGCCAAAGTTAAGTTAGCTTTCATTAGGATAGCGATATAATTTATCATATAATCAGCCTCTTCACTTAGGAAGTGAGCGCCTTTAATTTGACCAGTTTCGCGGTCTTCTATGATTTTTGCGAGGGCGATTTTTTCGTTCGTTCTTCTGTACGTATACCAGTTCGTTGTATCATGGTTTTTAATTTGATATTTTTCTGGATTGGCGTTTGCTTCTTCCATGCTTATGCCAATGCTTGCAAGTTTTGGACTAGTAAAAACAACGCTTGGTATGGCAGGATAATCGATTTTTTCATTGCCGCCTAAAATATTTTTTGCTACTAATGCTGCTTCCATACTGACAACTGGTGTTAACGGAGCGCCTTTTGTAGCGGCTACATCACCACATGCATAAATATGTGGGTGGTTAGGTGTTTGTAGTTTCTCGTTTACTGTAATGCCTTTTTTGGTATAGTCTATGTTTGCTTTATCTAGAGCTAAATGAGCAATATTGGTCGTCCTTCCGGTTGCTCCGATAATTAAGTCGGTTTCAAGTGAAAAGCCATTTTTACCTTCGATATGAAGTTTTTCACCATTTTTATTAATTTTAGTAATATCAGTATCAAAATGGAAATGAATGCCTTCTTCTTTTAGTGTAGCAACTAAGGCAGCTACAAAATCGGGATCGAATTTCTTTAATGGTTCGCTATTATGATGAATTATATGCACATCTCGCCCTGCAGCTAGCGCAATTGATGCAAATTCAAAAGAAATATAACCACCGCCGATAAAAACAACCGAATCTGGAAGTTTTTCAAGTGATAAGAAATCATCACTCGTTTGAATATGTTCTTGACCTTCTACTTTAAGTGTATTTGGTGTTGCGCCGGTTGCAATCACTATTTTTTTAGCACTTAGTATGTCGTTACCAACTTGCAAAGTATTTTCGTTTTGAAAACTTGCTGGTCCGAAAAACGTTTCAATCCCAGCTTCTTGAAAACTTTCCAAGCGACTTTCAGGCACATCTTCTACAAATGTTTCTTTGAATGCCATTAAATCTGTCCAGCTAATTGTTGCTGCTTCTTTAATACCTTTACCACGTAATCTTGTGGAAAGATTTCTTGCTTCTGCTGCTCCGACTAACACTTTTTTAGGGTCACAGCCTCTAAGGACACATGTGCCGCCCCAACTACGCTCTTCCACAATCGCTACTTTTAGACCGGCTGCCTGCGCTTCAAAAGCCACGGTTGTTCCACTAGCACCACTTCCGATTATAACTACATCATATGTAAATTCTGTCAATTGAATCACTCCTTCCTAGCTTGTTTTCCCCTCTATTTTACTTTTAAACGAAAAAAACTGCTGCACATCGAGGTGCAGCAGTTCATACTAGACTTCCATAATGATTGGTAAGATCATTGGACGTCGTTTTGTTTGCTCAAATAGGTAGCGATTTAATTGATCGCGAATATCTTGTTTTAATTTAGCCCATTCAAAGCCAGTTTCTTGGAGGTTTTTTTCGACGATTTTTGTTACGACTTTGGATGATTCTTCAATTAAATGCTCAGATTCACGCACATAGATAAAGCCACGTGAAATGATTTCTGGTCCGGAAGTAATTGTTTTAGTTTTACGATTAAGCGTAACAACTACGATGAAAATACCGTCTTCAGAAAGTAACTTACGGTCTCTCAGTACGATGTTTCCAACGTCTCCTACACCTAACCCATCAATTAGTGTATTTCCAGAATAGACACGGTTTCCAGCAGTCATTTTATCATTTTTATATTCTAAAATTTCACCTTTACCGACAATAAATACTTCTGATTTTGCCATGCCAACTTCATGAGCTAATTTCGCATGACTAATTAACATCCGGTATTCACCGTGAACAGGAACGAAATATCTAGGTTTTAACAAGTTAAGCATTAATTTCAAATCTTCTTGGCTTGCATGGCCAGAGATAAAAAGATTATTACTCATCGTTAATACTTTTGCTCCAGCTTTATAGAGCATATCCATCGTTTTCGCCATCATCGTTTCAAGTGATGGTGACGGTGTTGTTGTAATATAAACCGTATCTCCTGGTTTAATATTAAATTGAGGGTGATTACCTTTAGTCATTAGTTGTAATGATTGAATTGGTTCACCTAAGTTTCCTGTTTCAATAATAGTGATTTCTTCATCATTATATTTTTTAAGTTCTTTTAGAGGAATAATCAAGTCTTCCTCAATAACGATTTTACCTAAGCTACCTGCTATTTCAAATACACGCTCTAATTCTTTACCAACAATAGCGACTTTACGCTTAGTAGCAACGGATGCGTCAAGTACTTGCTGCAAACGAATCAAATTAGAAGCCACACAAGCAACAATAATTCTACCATCTGCCATTCTAAAAGCATGTCTAATTTCTTCTTCAATTAAACTGTCGCTTGATGTGGTACCAGGATGCTCTGCTTCTGAACTATCTGAAAGTAAAGCAAGTACTCCTTTTTCACCAAATTCGGCAATATGACTTAAATCAGAAGCATATCCATCTTTGGCTGATTGATCAAATTTAAAGTCACCAGTATAAATGATGGAACCTTCACTTGTTTCAAGTACAATCCCAACCGAATCAGGAATTGTATGCGTCGTACGGAAGAAAGATACATCAATTTTAGAAAAAGATAAGGTTGTTTCTGCATCAACAACATGGAAATTTTTAAAGCGTAGTTTGCGGTGTTCTTTAAGCGCTGACTTTGCAAGTGCAATTGTTAGCTCAGTACCGTAAACAGGTGCTTTAATTTTTTGAAGTAAGTATGGCAGTGCACCAATCGCATCTTCATGACCATGAGTTAAGAAAATGGCTTTCACTCTGTCTTTGTTTTCTTCTAAATATTTGAAATCAGGGATAACAATATCAATTCCTAGTAATTCGTTTTCTGGGAACATTAAGCCTGCATCTAATATAAAGATATCTTCGTCTATTTCTACTACATATAAATTTTTGCCACTTTCATCGACACCGCCGAGTGGAATGATTTTTATGTTTTTCGCTTTTTTTATTGTCAAAGCGTAGACCTCCTTTGAACTATTTAGAAAGTCCTTCTAATATAGCTTGTAATTTCGTTCCTTGTTCAGCATTCAAATCTACAAGTGGTAATCTTACAGGTCCAACGCTAATACCTTGTTGATTTAATAAGTATTTAGTTGGCGCTGGGTTTGGAACAGAGAAAAGACCGTTCATTAATGGTAATAACGAGCGATGTATACTTGCTGCTTTTTTTACGTCCCCACTTTCATACGCTTGCATCATTTCTTGCATTTCATTTCCTACCACATGACTTGCAACGGAAATTACGCCATTCCCTCCAACTGCTAAAATTGGCAAGGTTAAGCTGTCATCTCCACTGTATACGAGGAAATCATCGGAAGTTTCAGCAATGATTTTACTTATATTGTCTAAGTTGCCGCTTGATTCTTTAACACCAATAATATTTGGTAATTTTGCTAAACGAATAATTGTTTCTGGTTCGATATTAACAACACTACGTCCTGGAATATTATAAATAACTACTGGTAAATCAGAAGCTTCCGCAACAGCAACAAAATGAGCGTATAAACCATCTTGATTTGGCTTGTTATAATACGGCGCAACGACTAAGACAGCATCAATTCCGCCCAATTCTGCTACTTCTTTTGTAAAAGCAATCGTTTCTGCTGTATTATTAGAACCTGTGCCAGCGATTAATTTCGCGCGTCCTGCATTTGTTTCCACCACTTGGCGGAATAATTTCATTTTTTCATCATGTGACAAAGTTGGAGATTCACCAGTTGTTCCAGCGATTACTAAACCATCTGAGCCGTTATCTATTAAGTGATTCACGAGATGATGAATTCTTTTTTTGCATACTTTATTTTTTTCTGGGTGAATTGGCGTGACCATTGCTGTAATTACTTTCCCTAAATCCATCTTTCATTTCCTCCTTACTTAATTTCCAAACAAAATACGTCATGAAGGGCATTGACTGCCGAAATTAAGTCTTCTTCTCTTACTAATACCCAAATAGTTGTATGACTATCCGCTGATTGTAAAATTGGGATGTTTTTTTCGGATAATGCTCCTACGATTTTTGCTGTAACACCAGGAACTCCGGTTATTCCAGCACCAACGATAGAAACTTTTGCACAGTCTTCACGAACCGTTGTTT
Proteins encoded:
- a CDS encoding ABC-F family ATP-binding cassette domain-containing protein, whose product is MLTVNNVGLRYGDKKLFEDVSIKFLPGNCYGLIGANGAGKSTFLKVLSGELDSQSGNVHIGSGERLAVLRQDHFQYDDELVLNTVIMGHERLYKIMDEKNAIYMKEDFSDEDGIRAAELEGEFAELDGWEAESDAAVLLNGLGIPTDLHGKLMKDLTGGEKVKVLLAQALFGKPDILLLDEPTNHLDIRAIHWLEEFLINFDNTVIVVSHDRHFLNKVCTHIADLDFSKIKLYVGNYDFWYESSQLAQTMMGDRNKKKEEKMKELQDFIARFSANASKSKQATSRKKMLEKITLEDIQPSSRRYPFIQFKPDREVGNDLLTVTNLSKTIDGVKILDNLSFSINRNDKVALVGDDEVAKTVLFQILAGEMEPDEGSYKWGITTSQSYFPKDNSEFFEENDMSLVEWLRQFSPEDDSEAFLRGFLGRMLFSGDEVLKKVRVLSGGEKVRCMLSKMMLSGSNVLLLDEPTNHLDLESITALNNGLEAFKGAMIFASHDHQLLQTIATRIINLSKDQFYNKEISYDEYLKEVMNVAE
- a CDS encoding osmoprotectant ABC transporter substrate-binding protein, whose amino-acid sequence is MKKKFIALFSVLLLTSSLFLSSCSLPGLGGSSKDTIRIGAMATTESQIVSNILKELIEHDTGLKVEIVNNLGSTIVQHQAMLNGDVDITATRYTGTDLVGPLGEDAIKDPEKALAAVKKGFEERFHQTWFDSYGFANTYVFMVRQDTAKKYNLTTVSDMRKVENELTAGVDNSWMEREGDGYKAFSKAYDIEFKKIFPMQIGLIYTALKNNQMDVALGYSTDGRIPTYNLKLLKDDKKFFPPYDASALATDEILKKHPELKTTINKLKGKISTEEMQKLNYEADGKLKEPSIVAQEFLQKNNYFEGKN
- the dapA gene encoding 4-hydroxy-tetrahydrodipicolinate synthase, with amino-acid sequence MDLGKVITAMVTPIHPEKNKVCKKRIHHLVNHLIDNGSDGLVIAGTTGESPTLSHDEKMKLFRQVVETNAGRAKLIAGTGSNNTAETIAFTKEVAELGGIDAVLVVAPYYNKPNQDGLYAHFVAVAEASDLPVVIYNIPGRSVVNIEPETIIRLAKLPNIIGVKESSGNLDNISKIIAETSDDFLVYSGDDSLTLPILAVGGNGVISVASHVVGNEMQEMMQAYESGDVKKAASIHRSLLPLMNGLFSVPNPAPTKYLLNQQGISVGPVRLPLVDLNAEQGTKLQAILEGLSK
- a CDS encoding betaine/proline/choline family ABC transporter ATP-binding protein (Members of the family are the ATP-binding subunit of ABC transporters for substrates such as betaine, L-proline or other amino acids, choline, carnitine, etc. The substrate specificity is best determined from the substrate-binding subunit, rather than this subunit, as it interacts with the permease subunit and not with substrate directly.) translates to MLKFEHVTKTYKGGKKAVNDLTLNIDKGEFVCFIGPSGCGKTTTMKMINRLIEPTEGKIFINDKDIMAEDPVKLRRSIGYVIQQIGLMPHMTIRENIVLVPKLLKWSEEKKQERAKELIKLVDLPEEFLDRYPYELSGGQQQRIGVLRALAAEQNLILMDEPFGALDPITRDSLQEEFKNLQKELGKTIIFVTHDMDEAIKLADRIVIMKAGEIVQFDTPDEILRNPANSFVEDFIGKDRLIEAKPDVTQVAQIMNTNPVSITADKSLQAAITVMKEKRVDTLLVVDEGNVLKGFIDVEQIDLNRRTATSVMDIIEKNVFYVYEDTLLRDTVQRILKRGYKYIPVVDKDKRLVGIVTRASLVDIVYDSIWGTIDNVAENQEEQADSETTEPEMKQEG
- a CDS encoding ribonuclease J, translating into MTIKKAKNIKIIPLGGVDESGKNLYVVEIDEDIFILDAGLMFPENELLGIDIVIPDFKYLEENKDRVKAIFLTHGHEDAIGALPYLLQKIKAPVYGTELTIALAKSALKEHRKLRFKNFHVVDAETTLSFSKIDVSFFRTTHTIPDSVGIVLETSEGSIIYTGDFKFDQSAKDGYASDLSHIAEFGEKGVLALLSDSSEAEHPGTTSSDSLIEEEIRHAFRMADGRIIVACVASNLIRLQQVLDASVATKRKVAIVGKELERVFEIAGSLGKIVIEEDLIIPLKELKKYNDEEITIIETGNLGEPIQSLQLMTKGNHPQFNIKPGDTVYITTTPSPSLETMMAKTMDMLYKAGAKVLTMSNNLFISGHASQEDLKLMLNLLKPRYFVPVHGEYRMLISHAKLAHEVGMAKSEVFIVGKGEILEYKNDKMTAGNRVYSGNTLIDGLGVGDVGNIVLRDRKLLSEDGIFIVVVTLNRKTKTITSGPEIISRGFIYVRESEHLIEESSKVVTKIVEKNLQETGFEWAKLKQDIRDQLNRYLFEQTKRRPMILPIIMEV
- a CDS encoding MmcQ/YjbR family DNA-binding protein yields the protein MDYQQTLQEKVALCLSLQGAKETFPFDSKTHALTIGAKIFALIHMYHGDLYVSVKCQPERIDLLRDEYMSIKPGYHLNKKHWITLVINEEYDVEAETEFALIKNSYQLIFDKLPKKAQNTVRFSAND
- a CDS encoding dihydrolipoyl dehydrogenase family protein, translated to MTEFTYDVVIIGSGASGTTVAFEAQAAGLKVAIVEERSWGGTCVLRGCDPKKVLVGAAEARNLSTRLRGKGIKEAATISWTDLMAFKETFVEDVPESRLESFQEAGIETFFGPASFQNENTLQVGNDILSAKKIVIATGATPNTLKVEGQEHIQTSDDFLSLEKLPDSVVFIGGGYISFEFASIALAAGRDVHIIHHNSEPLKKFDPDFVAALVATLKEEGIHFHFDTDITKINKNGEKLHIEGKNGFSLETDLIIGATGRTTNIAHLALDKANIDYTKKGITVNEKLQTPNHPHIYACGDVAATKGAPLTPVVSMEAALVAKNILGGNEKIDYPAIPSVVFTSPKLASIGISMEEANANPEKYQIKNHDTTNWYTYRRTNEKIALAKIIEDRETGQIKGAHFLSEEADYMINYIAILMKANLTLADLQSVIFAYPSPASDLTALN
- the thiT gene encoding energy-coupled thiamine transporter ThiT, whose amino-acid sequence is MQNKRLIILLECAIFAAVAMVLSFIPLDIGSSFSISLGMIPMYVIAIRRGFWAAGFAGLLWGLLHFLTGKAYILMPSQAIIEYILAFSFIAFSGVFSKQVRSNLAANQLKKAIEWAWGTMIIGGVARYFWHYVAGVLFWGAYAFQGWGAQLFSAVMNGASCLGTVVVCGIVISILLKTTPKLFLPK
- a CDS encoding ABC transporter permease, encoding MDAIVTFFQENGHNLLVQTWQHLFISLSAVILGIAVAVPVGILLTRSPKVANFVIGVVSVLQTVPSLAILAFIIPFLGVGTLPAIIALFIYALLPILRNTFIGVRGVDKNLIESGRGMGMTNWQLIINVEIPNSISVIMAGIRLSAVYVIAWATLASYIGAGGLGDFIFNGLNLYRPDLILGGAIPVTILALVVEFALGKLEYRLTPKAIREAQEGGE